One part of the Aurantibacillus circumpalustris genome encodes these proteins:
- a CDS encoding four helix bundle protein: MASFTSFEELECWKEAVVLRKQIRIKIRSFQVEEKYKLIDQLKRATRSVTANIAEGFGRYHSQENSQFCRHSRGSLHEIIDHLIVANEEGYLTDNELNELKQQTLKCIAILNGYINYLQKAKINTTKTNNK; the protein is encoded by the coding sequence ATGGCAAGTTTTACTTCTTTTGAAGAATTAGAGTGTTGGAAAGAGGCGGTTGTATTAAGAAAACAAATACGAATAAAAATACGTTCTTTTCAAGTTGAAGAAAAATACAAACTAATTGATCAGTTAAAAAGGGCTACACGTTCCGTGACAGCAAATATTGCCGAAGGTTTTGGGCGGTATCATTCTCAGGAAAACTCCCAATTTTGCAGACACTCGAGAGGTTCTTTGCATGAAATAATTGACCATTTAATTGTTGCCAACGAAGAGGGCTATTTAACTGACAATGAACTAAATGAATTAAAACAACAAACCCTTAAATGCATTGCAATTTTGAACGGATATATTAATTACTTACAAAAAGCAAAAATTAATACTACCAAAACGAATAACAAATAA
- a CDS encoding succinate dehydrogenase cytochrome b subunit codes for MSKKSGFLSSSIGKKVIMGATGLFLISFLVIHCFLNSLIFVNDSGALFNEGAHFMATNWIIRAMEVVLMLGIILHIVQALVLTLENKKARPIGYAKVNGSANSSWYSRSMGLLGTLLLIFLIIHLAHFWVKSRFTGLPIDDNTGHDNLYIVMQETFKYAWVVAVYCLAMISLAYHLMHGFQSAFQTLGLNHKKYTPLIKSVGMWFSIIIPIIFAAMPITMHFGLIK; via the coding sequence ATGAGTAAAAAATCAGGTTTTCTATCTTCTTCAATTGGGAAAAAGGTAATTATGGGCGCAACTGGCCTATTTTTAATATCCTTTCTAGTTATTCACTGTTTCCTTAACTCGCTCATTTTTGTAAATGACAGTGGGGCACTCTTCAACGAAGGAGCTCATTTTATGGCCACCAACTGGATTATTAGAGCTATGGAGGTCGTTTTAATGTTAGGAATTATCCTACACATTGTTCAAGCTTTAGTTCTAACACTTGAGAATAAAAAAGCAAGGCCTATTGGATATGCCAAAGTAAATGGTTCAGCGAACTCTAGCTGGTATAGCCGCTCAATGGGTCTTTTAGGGACATTACTTTTGATCTTCCTTATCATTCACTTAGCACATTTTTGGGTGAAGTCACGTTTCACTGGTTTGCCAATTGACGACAACACTGGTCATGACAACCTATACATTGTTATGCAAGAAACGTTTAAGTATGCATGGGTTGTTGCTGTTTATTGTCTCGCAATGATTTCTTTAGCTTATCACTTAATGCATGGTTTTCAATCGGCGTTTCAAACTTTAGGCTTAAATCATAAAAAATACACTCCGCTTATCAAATCGGTTGGCATGTGGTTTTCCATCATCATTCCAATCATTTTTGCTGCCATGCCAATAACAATGCATTTCGGGTTAATAAAATAA
- a CDS encoding fumarate reductase/succinate dehydrogenase flavoprotein subunit — MASSPKLNSKIPEGTIENKWTKYRSTVHLVNPANKRSLEVIVVGSGLAGASAAATLAEMGYKVKVLCFQDSPRRAHSIAAQGGVNAAKNYQNDGDSVYRLFYDTIKGGDYRAREANVHRLAEVSGNIIDQCVAQGVPFAREYGGTLSNRSFGGTQVQRTFYAAGQTGQQLLLGAYSALQRQVGMGAVQLLARHEMMDVVNIDGKCRGIIARDLVTGKLERHFGHAVLLCTGGYGNVFYLSTNAMGSNVTAAWKAHKKGAFFGNPCYTQIHPTCIPVSGDHQSKLTLMSESLRNDGRIWVPKKQGDTRKATDIPEEERDYYLERRYPAFGNLVPRDVASRAAKERCDAGYGVGTSKMAVYLDFAANTERYGKIEANKLNLHNPSKAEIMRLGKDVVKEKYGNLFDMYAQITGENPYEVPMRIYPAVHYTMGGLWVDYNLMTTVPGLYAMGEANFSDHGANRLGASALMQGLADGYFVIPYTIGDYLSEEIRTKAIPTDNEAFVKAEAEVQERISKLMNIKGTKSVDNFHKRLGKIMWDKCGMARNKEGLTSAISEIQQLKAEFWKDVRVPGEANEFNPELEKAHRVADFIELGELMCKDALNRNESCGGHFREEYQTPDGEALRDDDNFAYVAAWEYKGDSNFELHKEELTFENIKLAQRNYA, encoded by the coding sequence ATGGCTTCATCACCAAAATTAAATTCAAAAATACCTGAAGGAACTATTGAGAACAAATGGACAAAATACCGTTCTACTGTTCACTTAGTAAATCCTGCAAACAAACGTAGCCTCGAGGTAATTGTTGTTGGTTCAGGATTAGCGGGAGCTTCGGCCGCTGCTACCTTGGCCGAAATGGGATATAAAGTAAAAGTGCTTTGTTTTCAGGATTCGCCTCGTCGTGCGCACAGTATTGCGGCGCAAGGTGGAGTAAATGCAGCAAAAAATTATCAAAACGATGGCGACAGTGTTTACCGTTTGTTTTATGATACCATCAAAGGTGGTGATTACAGAGCTCGCGAAGCTAACGTTCACCGTCTTGCCGAAGTTTCTGGAAATATTATTGATCAATGTGTTGCCCAAGGTGTTCCTTTTGCGCGTGAATACGGCGGAACTTTAAGTAACCGTTCTTTTGGTGGAACACAGGTTCAACGTACGTTTTATGCAGCCGGACAAACTGGTCAGCAATTATTATTAGGCGCTTACAGTGCTTTGCAACGTCAGGTTGGAATGGGTGCGGTTCAATTATTGGCTCGTCATGAAATGATGGATGTTGTGAACATCGACGGTAAATGCCGCGGTATTATTGCCCGTGATTTAGTTACCGGAAAATTAGAGCGTCATTTTGGTCACGCGGTTCTGTTGTGCACTGGTGGATATGGTAACGTGTTTTATTTATCTACCAACGCCATGGGAAGTAATGTGACTGCGGCTTGGAAAGCACACAAAAAAGGTGCGTTTTTCGGAAATCCTTGTTACACGCAAATTCACCCAACGTGTATTCCAGTATCAGGAGATCATCAATCAAAATTAACTTTGATGTCTGAGTCGTTGCGTAACGACGGTAGAATTTGGGTTCCTAAAAAACAAGGCGATACCCGCAAAGCAACTGATATTCCTGAAGAAGAAAGAGATTATTATTTAGAACGCAGATACCCTGCCTTTGGTAATCTAGTGCCGCGTGACGTTGCCAGTCGTGCAGCTAAAGAACGTTGCGATGCTGGTTACGGTGTAGGTACGAGTAAAATGGCTGTATACCTGGATTTTGCGGCCAACACAGAGCGTTACGGAAAAATTGAAGCAAACAAATTAAACCTTCACAATCCGAGTAAAGCAGAAATTATGCGTTTGGGAAAAGATGTGGTGAAAGAAAAATACGGTAACTTATTTGATATGTACGCGCAGATCACTGGTGAGAATCCTTACGAAGTGCCTATGCGTATTTATCCTGCGGTTCACTATACGATGGGTGGACTTTGGGTAGATTATAATTTAATGACCACTGTGCCGGGCTTATATGCTATGGGCGAAGCGAACTTCAGCGATCACGGCGCTAACCGTTTGGGAGCATCAGCATTGATGCAAGGATTAGCTGATGGTTACTTCGTAATTCCGTATACCATTGGAGATTATTTATCTGAAGAAATTCGCACCAAGGCTATTCCAACAGATAACGAAGCTTTTGTGAAAGCTGAAGCTGAGGTTCAAGAACGTATTAGTAAACTGATGAACATAAAAGGGACTAAGTCGGTTGACAATTTCCACAAACGTTTAGGAAAAATTATGTGGGATAAGTGTGGAATGGCTCGTAACAAAGAAGGTTTAACTTCTGCGATATCAGAAATTCAACAATTAAAAGCGGAATTCTGGAAAGACGTTCGTGTTCCGGGTGAAGCCAATGAATTTAATCCTGAATTAGAAAAAGCGCATCGTGTTGCAGATTTTATTGAACTTGGAGAATTAATGTGTAAAGATGCTTTAAATCGTAACGAAAGTTGTGGAGGTCACTTCCGCGAAGAATACCAGACTCCAGACGGTGAGGCTTTACGTGATGATGACAACTTCGCCTACGTTGCTGCTTGGGAATACAAAGGCGACAGCAATTTCGAATTACACAAAGAAGAATTAACATTCGAGAATATTAAATTAGCACAAAGGAATTACGCTTAG
- a CDS encoding succinate dehydrogenase/fumarate reductase iron-sulfur subunit codes for MSHGNMNLTLKVWKQKNKNEKGRFETYDAKGISPDMSFLEMFDVVNEQLISSGKEPIAFDHDCREGICGMCSMYINGRPHGPKDGVTTCQLHMRSFKDGDTIVVEPWRSAAFPVIKDLAVDRSSFDRIMASGGFVSVNTGNAKDANNILINKDDADTAFNAAACIGCGACVAACKNSSAMLFVSAKVSQLALLPQGAIEKRDRVLNMVKQMDDEGFGNCTNTGACEAECPKSISLENIARMNREYLGASLT; via the coding sequence ATGAGCCACGGAAATATGAATCTCACTTTAAAAGTGTGGAAACAAAAAAATAAAAACGAAAAAGGTCGTTTTGAAACTTATGATGCTAAAGGTATTTCGCCTGACATGAGTTTTTTAGAAATGTTTGACGTTGTTAACGAACAATTAATTAGCAGTGGTAAAGAACCCATTGCTTTTGATCACGATTGCCGCGAAGGTATTTGTGGGATGTGTAGCATGTACATCAATGGTCGCCCTCATGGACCCAAAGATGGTGTTACCACTTGCCAGTTGCACATGCGAAGCTTTAAAGATGGCGATACCATTGTGGTAGAACCATGGAGAAGTGCAGCGTTTCCAGTAATTAAAGATTTAGCTGTTGACCGTTCATCGTTTGATCGCATCATGGCTTCAGGAGGATTTGTTTCTGTAAACACAGGTAATGCAAAAGACGCTAACAATATTTTAATTAACAAAGACGATGCTGACACTGCTTTTAACGCAGCGGCTTGCATTGGTTGTGGTGCCTGCGTGGCAGCTTGTAAAAATTCAAGTGCTATGTTGTTTGTTTCTGCAAAAGTTTCTCAATTAGCCTTGTTACCGCAAGGAGCTATTGAAAAAAGAGACCGTGTGTTAAACATGGTAAAACAAATGGACGATGAAGGTTTTGGAAATTGTACAAATACTGGTGCTTGCGAGGCAGAATGCCCGAAGAGTATTTCTCTGGAAAACATTGCTCGTATGAACCGCGAATATTTAGGTGCTAGCTTAACCTAG